The proteins below come from a single Planctomycetaceae bacterium genomic window:
- a CDS encoding PQQ-binding-like beta-propeller repeat protein — MIGRIGQLLIASALLNGTACADDWAQFLGPHRNGHSAEKGLIDTFPQDGPAVVWRTALGVGMSGIAIADGTAFTLYQDDDDQFAVALDAASGKPKWHKKLAAAYMNGMGNGPRATPTVSDGKVFVFTGEGILSALNAESGEVAWSVNAVSEAGGEPAEYGMASSPLVIDKTVVVHAGGETGSVAAFNVTNGKKIWQAGTGAAGYSAPLAMTLSGRKQVVSFVGTSVLGIDPASGKVLWQHPWITDYECNIAGPVALSADSLLISSGENHGAAVLKIAGSGDSLQPEVVWQSEGPDSVLRAEWQTPVLIDGYLYGMDNIGSAGPITNLVCVRASDGEQVWRKDRFGKSNLIAADGKLFISTMKGELVIVKATPDGFTESARAEVLGMTRQAPAISGGRLYLRDDQEVVCLDVRRK; from the coding sequence ATGATCGGTCGGATCGGACAACTGTTGATTGCCTCCGCGCTGCTGAACGGGACAGCCTGCGCCGACGACTGGGCTCAGTTTCTGGGACCGCATCGCAACGGCCATTCCGCGGAAAAGGGATTGATCGACACGTTTCCACAGGATGGTCCGGCCGTCGTCTGGCGGACTGCACTGGGAGTCGGCATGTCGGGAATCGCGATTGCTGACGGCACCGCGTTCACGCTGTATCAGGACGACGACGACCAGTTCGCGGTTGCTTTAGATGCCGCTTCCGGCAAACCGAAGTGGCATAAGAAGCTGGCGGCGGCCTACATGAACGGAATGGGCAACGGTCCGCGAGCGACGCCGACAGTCAGCGACGGCAAGGTGTTTGTGTTCACAGGCGAAGGTATTCTGTCAGCGCTGAACGCGGAGTCCGGTGAAGTCGCCTGGTCCGTGAACGCCGTCTCCGAAGCAGGCGGCGAGCCCGCGGAGTACGGCATGGCTTCGTCGCCGCTGGTCATCGACAAGACCGTGGTCGTCCATGCCGGCGGCGAAACGGGATCGGTCGCGGCGTTCAACGTCACGAACGGAAAGAAGATCTGGCAGGCCGGTACCGGGGCCGCCGGCTATTCGGCACCGCTGGCAATGACATTGTCCGGCCGAAAGCAGGTCGTTTCGTTCGTCGGAACGTCCGTGCTCGGCATCGATCCGGCTTCCGGGAAGGTGTTGTGGCAGCATCCCTGGATCACCGACTACGAATGCAACATCGCCGGTCCCGTTGCGTTGTCTGCGGATTCGCTGCTGATTTCCTCCGGCGAAAATCACGGTGCGGCTGTGCTGAAGATCGCCGGATCGGGGGATTCCCTTCAACCGGAAGTCGTCTGGCAGTCGGAAGGCCCGGACAGCGTTCTGCGAGCCGAATGGCAGACTCCCGTTCTGATCGACGGCTACCTTTACGGCATGGACAACATCGGCAGCGCGGGACCGATCACCAACCTGGTGTGCGTGCGAGCGTCCGACGGTGAACAGGTCTGGCGAAAAGACCGCTTCGGCAAGAGCAACCTGATTGCCGCTGACGGAAAGCTGTTTATCAGCACGATGAAGGGAGAACTGGTGATTGTAAAAGCCACTCCCGACGGCTTCACTGAATCCGCGCGAGCTGAAGTGCTGGGGATGACGCGGCAGGCGCCGGCGATCTCGGGCGGGCGGCTGTATCTGCGTGACGATCAGGAAGTCGTCTGTCTGGACGTCCGCCGAAAATGA
- a CDS encoding BON domain-containing protein, whose amino-acid sequence MQNPSSERYLRVDPQHELQQMLRRTAVRLFGNAVDVSLNDDHVLLTGRVANWHEKQLAQETVRPQAMPRPIRNEIVVA is encoded by the coding sequence ATGCAGAATCCTTCTTCTGAACGTTACTTGCGAGTGGATCCGCAACACGAATTGCAGCAGATGCTGCGCCGGACGGCTGTTCGGTTGTTCGGAAACGCCGTGGACGTTTCCCTGAATGATGATCACGTGCTGCTGACCGGACGCGTTGCCAACTGGCACGAAAAGCAGCTCGCTCAGGAGACTGTCCGTCCACAGGCGATGCCGCGACCGATCCGCAACGAAATCGTCGTGGCCTGA
- the gyrA gene encoding DNA gyrase subunit A, translating into MSTDDPTGEIPVPGDPRILRTDIQDEMRNSYLTYAMSVIISRALPDARDGLKPSQRRILVAMNDLNLGPGGSRKKCAKIAGDTSGNYHPHGEGAIYPTLVRMAQEWTMREVLIDKQGNFGSLAGLPPAAMRYTEARLSGAAAEMLRDLDRDTVEFAPTYDNDRLEPVVLPSRFPNLLVNGSTGIAVGMATSMPPHNMAEVCAAVIQIIDEPDSSIDDILEVLPGPDFPTGGIICGRMGIRQAYLTGRSTITLRARTHFETEKNADVIVVTEIPYQDTRDRIREKLELLVRDERIKGIARIVDLTDRTIPQWQVRLHIVLKRDADKDVVLNQLFQFSPLQTTVSMIHLALDGNRPQLMNIRMLLDAFVRHRVDVIRRRTEFLLREARRRKHTVEGLLLAQVDIDRVIRTIRESASRAAAKDALQKIPVPAEMVARALGEKGFADYQQEQGVADEYFLSANQSEAIVSMQLGSLANLEREKLQGEHATLLDNIADYLHLLSDEANIRAVIRQDMEELKAKYSDRRRTTISDEELGEYDKEALITEESMVVTLSQRGYIKRTPLHTYEAQNRGGKGIRGAASDEEDAIEHLFVSSTHDYLLFFTDRGRVHWLKVYDLPLQARTAKGRALANVITLDENEGISNCFSVRYFPDDQYLMIATRKGLVKKTSLSAYGRPMKGGIIAIRLDDDDALVDVRIVQGDDDVVISTSGGMAIRFSHEDARPMGRATRGVKGINLSKDEVVVGMVVAEEDHTLLTVCEKGYGKRTPFGPGVTATDDEDESGTETEADADSESAVSSSAQYRRQRRGGKGLRDIKTTARNGSVVDALSVRDDDEVLMVTSKGKIQRLRASDISTIGRNTQGVRIIRLDDDDTLASCAVIASESLKEPPATYATTPAATASAATEPAVPPAAAPPIDETATDDATGDDSE; encoded by the coding sequence TTGTCCACTGACGATCCCACTGGTGAGATTCCCGTTCCCGGTGACCCTCGCATTCTGCGGACTGACATTCAGGACGAGATGCGGAACAGCTATCTGACGTACGCGATGAGCGTCATCATCAGTCGTGCGCTGCCGGACGCTCGCGACGGCCTGAAACCATCACAGCGCAGAATTCTGGTCGCGATGAACGACCTGAATCTGGGGCCGGGAGGCAGTCGGAAAAAGTGTGCCAAGATCGCCGGCGATACCAGCGGCAACTATCACCCTCACGGCGAAGGAGCCATCTATCCGACGCTGGTCCGCATGGCTCAGGAATGGACCATGCGCGAAGTTCTGATCGACAAGCAGGGCAACTTCGGGTCGCTGGCCGGACTGCCTCCCGCAGCCATGCGTTACACGGAAGCCAGGCTGTCCGGCGCCGCGGCCGAAATGCTGCGGGATCTGGATCGCGACACCGTCGAGTTTGCTCCGACCTACGACAACGACCGCTTGGAACCTGTCGTCCTGCCGTCGCGGTTTCCTAATCTGCTGGTCAACGGTTCCACGGGTATCGCCGTGGGAATGGCGACCAGCATGCCGCCTCACAACATGGCCGAAGTGTGTGCCGCGGTGATTCAGATCATCGATGAACCGGATTCGTCGATTGACGACATCCTGGAAGTTCTGCCCGGTCCCGATTTTCCAACGGGCGGCATCATCTGCGGCCGGATGGGCATTCGTCAGGCGTATCTGACCGGACGGTCAACGATCACGCTGCGAGCCCGCACTCACTTTGAAACCGAAAAGAACGCCGACGTCATTGTCGTCACAGAGATTCCATACCAGGACACGCGCGACCGCATCCGGGAAAAGCTGGAACTGCTGGTCCGCGACGAACGCATCAAGGGCATCGCCCGCATTGTCGACCTGACGGACCGCACGATTCCGCAGTGGCAGGTTCGTTTGCACATCGTGCTGAAACGCGACGCCGACAAGGACGTGGTGCTGAATCAGTTGTTTCAGTTTTCTCCGCTGCAGACAACGGTCAGCATGATTCACCTGGCGCTGGACGGCAATCGTCCGCAGTTGATGAACATTCGCATGCTGCTGGACGCGTTCGTGCGGCATCGCGTCGACGTGATTCGGCGGCGGACGGAATTTCTGCTGCGGGAAGCTCGCCGGCGCAAGCACACCGTCGAAGGGCTGCTGCTGGCGCAGGTCGATATCGACCGTGTGATCCGGACAATTCGCGAATCCGCCAGCCGAGCCGCCGCGAAGGATGCTCTGCAGAAGATTCCCGTACCGGCGGAGATGGTCGCGAGGGCCCTCGGCGAAAAAGGATTCGCCGACTATCAGCAGGAACAGGGAGTCGCCGATGAATACTTCCTGTCAGCGAACCAGTCCGAAGCGATTGTCTCCATGCAACTGGGTTCGCTGGCCAACCTGGAACGCGAAAAACTGCAGGGCGAACACGCCACGCTGCTGGACAACATCGCCGATTACCTGCACCTGCTCAGCGACGAAGCCAACATTCGCGCGGTGATCCGGCAGGACATGGAAGAGCTGAAAGCGAAGTACAGCGACAGGCGCCGCACGACAATCAGCGATGAAGAACTGGGCGAATACGACAAGGAAGCGCTGATCACCGAAGAATCCATGGTGGTGACGCTGTCGCAGCGCGGATACATCAAGCGGACTCCGCTGCACACGTACGAAGCTCAGAACCGCGGCGGCAAGGGAATTCGCGGAGCCGCCTCCGACGAAGAAGATGCCATCGAGCACCTGTTCGTTTCCAGCACGCACGATTATCTGCTGTTCTTCACCGACCGCGGTCGCGTTCACTGGCTGAAGGTGTATGACCTGCCGCTGCAGGCGCGCACCGCGAAGGGCCGGGCTCTGGCGAATGTCATCACGCTGGATGAAAACGAAGGCATCTCCAACTGCTTCAGCGTGCGGTACTTCCCCGACGATCAATACCTGATGATCGCAACCCGCAAGGGTCTGGTGAAGAAGACGTCTTTGTCCGCGTACGGCCGGCCGATGAAGGGCGGTATCATCGCCATCCGTCTGGATGACGACGATGCTCTGGTCGACGTCAGAATTGTTCAGGGTGACGACGACGTCGTGATCAGTACGTCGGGAGGCATGGCGATCCGGTTTTCTCACGAAGACGCGCGGCCGATGGGCCGGGCCACCCGCGGCGTGAAAGGCATCAACCTGTCGAAGGACGAAGTTGTCGTCGGAATGGTTGTCGCCGAGGAAGACCACACGCTGCTGACCGTCTGCGAAAAGGGCTATGGCAAACGGACACCCTTCGGTCCGGGCGTGACGGCGACCGATGACGAAGACGAATCCGGCACGGAAACGGAAGCTGACGCCGACAGCGAAAGCGCCGTCAGCAGCAGTGCTCAGTATCGTCGTCAGCGACGCGGCGGCAAGGGGCTGCGGGACATCAAAACGACCGCTCGCAACGGCAGCGTCGTCGACGCGCTGTCCGTCCGCGATGATGACGAAGTGCTGATGGTGACGTCGAAAGGCAAGATTCAGCGACTGAGGGCTTCCGACATCAGCACCATCGGACGAAACACGCAGGGAGTGCGAATCATTCGTCTGGACGACGACGATACTCTGGCATCCTGCGCCGTCATTGCCAGCGAATCTCTCAAAGAACCGCCGGCCACCTACGCGACCACGCCAGCCGCAACCGCCAGCGCCGCGACCGAACCCGCAGTTCCGCCGGCAGCGGCGCCGCCGATCGATGAAACGGCCACTGACGACGCGACCGGCGACGATTCGGAGTAG
- a CDS encoding response regulator transcription factor: MPNQMVCARILIVDDHPMMRDGLATQIGNEADLAVCGEADDAVEGARLVSELRPDLVIIDISLKSGHGLDLVRQIRELHPKTKMLVNSMYEESIYSERALQAGAMGYICKQTARETLITAIRTVLSGRTYLSPEMTERILRSRIGGMIEPGDCPVENLSNRELEVLTLIGQGKTTRAIADELFLSVHTIDTYREKLKIKLQVANGAELNRYAVRWVLENS; the protein is encoded by the coding sequence GTGCCAAATCAAATGGTCTGTGCCAGGATTCTGATCGTTGACGACCATCCCATGATGCGGGACGGTCTGGCCACGCAGATCGGTAACGAAGCCGACCTTGCAGTCTGCGGCGAGGCGGACGACGCGGTTGAAGGTGCTCGGCTTGTCAGTGAACTGCGTCCGGACCTGGTCATCATCGATATCTCTCTCAAGTCGGGGCATGGCCTGGACCTGGTCAGGCAGATTCGCGAGCTACATCCGAAGACGAAAATGCTGGTCAACTCGATGTATGAGGAATCGATCTACTCCGAACGTGCCCTGCAGGCCGGCGCGATGGGATACATCTGCAAACAGACGGCCCGCGAAACGCTGATCACGGCAATCCGCACTGTACTTTCCGGCAGAACCTATCTGAGCCCGGAAATGACGGAACGCATTCTCAGAAGTCGCATCGGTGGCATGATCGAGCCCGGCGACTGCCCGGTGGAAAATCTTTCCAACCGCGAACTGGAGGTCCTGACACTGATCGGACAGGGAAAGACGACGCGAGCGATCGCCGACGAACTCTTTCTCAGCGTTCACACGATCGATACCTACCGCGAAAAGCTGAAGATCAAGCTTCAGGTGGCCAACGGAGCGGAACTCAACCGCTACGCCGTCCGCTGGGTCCTGGAAAACTCCTGA
- a CDS encoding PAS domain S-box protein produces MTNDREESADRSPHQTLRQRAEELLCVKPFEVSTMRAEDVQALVHDLSVRQIELEIQNQELREAQIELAQTRDQYVALYEFAPVGYVTLDKHGRILDGNFTAATLLGVTRPELLKSSLEQFVNRGSLDAFRRHRRQVFSESPSEKGDGDGTATSSSLGTKQTCEIEMCRADGSPLFVRLDCVAFDVDGQRQCRTALIDVTRQNSAEEALRQFNDALEQRVVEQTSEIRLLAKATESFGEGVLITDDDLDWPGAQIVFVNDAMCRITGYSREELIGQSPRILQGEATDRATLKRIKSELSSGRSVLADLTNYCKDGTSYDAELFITPLFDSDGRRTNFVSIYRDITQRKRAERELRRMSKVFLDASEAVFLKDLSGKIIDLNPAAERQYGWSRDELIGRSMTMLVPPDEHQLRDELRARCIRGEAVRAVEVRRLTKSGHILPVLLTSSLLTDEHNQPACIADFSEDITERKLSERELQQREQLLQLFVKHVPAPVAMFDRDMRYLFASRRWREDYGLGDREIIGHCHYDVFPAIPERWRELHRRALAGEVLHDDEDSFVRADGRVEWVKWELLPWHTATGEIGGVILFSEVITDRRQAEESLRISEERFRQVFEHAGVGIAIADSQGRLQQCNPAFCTLLGYREEELRDIDFSSLVHPDERESNQAQVHRLRAEELSFIDTEVRYLHRDGHAIVVRKFASILHDHVGNPAHLVALVTDMTERRLAEQAIYDREQRLRAVLNAAADAIVTIDSRGTIRNLNPATERMFGYAQDELIGENVSILMPPPYCDEHDGYIARYLETGKAGIIGIGREVPGRRKDGSTFPADLVVSEVDHLGLFTGIIRDISERRALQREVLAAADDEQRRIGQDLHDGVQQELAGLGMLAHALLATLAKPPQETESGSPRDPRRLAQKILDGLSRAQQDVKAIARGMVPAHLDRQGLTEALRELAVRTDSTDGVICAFKCRQPVEVSDSPTRTHLYRIAQEAVTNAIRHGRPEHILIELKHAGGEIVLQIADDGTGFDAADRTEGVGLDTMHYRASLIGGQLAVSPVRTGGTLVTCKVGRR; encoded by the coding sequence ATGACCAACGATCGGGAAGAATCCGCCGACCGCTCTCCGCATCAAACGCTCCGCCAGCGTGCGGAAGAACTGCTGTGCGTCAAGCCGTTCGAGGTGTCGACGATGCGGGCCGAGGATGTTCAGGCACTCGTCCACGACCTGAGCGTCCGCCAGATCGAACTGGAAATCCAAAACCAGGAACTCCGTGAGGCCCAAATTGAGCTGGCTCAAACACGCGACCAGTACGTCGCTCTGTACGAATTCGCCCCCGTGGGTTACGTCACGCTGGACAAACACGGCCGGATTCTTGACGGCAACTTTACTGCCGCCACGCTGCTCGGCGTCACTCGACCGGAACTGCTGAAGTCGAGTCTGGAGCAGTTCGTGAACCGTGGATCTCTGGATGCGTTTCGTCGGCATCGCCGGCAAGTCTTCTCCGAGAGTCCATCGGAGAAGGGCGACGGTGACGGTACGGCCACGTCTTCGTCTCTCGGGACGAAGCAGACCTGCGAAATTGAGATGTGCAGGGCGGACGGCAGTCCTCTGTTCGTGCGTCTGGATTGCGTGGCCTTTGATGTGGATGGCCAGCGGCAGTGTCGAACAGCGCTGATCGACGTCACCCGACAAAACTCAGCCGAAGAAGCACTGCGGCAATTCAACGATGCGCTGGAACAGCGAGTTGTGGAACAGACCAGCGAGATCCGTTTGCTCGCGAAAGCGACGGAAAGCTTTGGCGAAGGCGTGCTGATCACTGACGACGACCTGGACTGGCCCGGGGCTCAAATCGTGTTTGTCAACGATGCGATGTGCCGCATCACGGGTTACTCGCGCGAAGAACTGATCGGCCAATCACCGCGCATCCTGCAAGGGGAAGCCACCGATCGCGCGACGCTGAAGCGGATCAAGTCCGAACTGTCCTCCGGCCGCTCGGTTCTCGCAGATCTCACGAACTACTGCAAAGACGGCACATCGTACGATGCCGAGCTGTTCATCACGCCGCTGTTCGATTCCGACGGCCGCCGCACGAACTTCGTCTCGATTTACCGCGACATTACTCAGCGAAAGCGGGCCGAGCGTGAATTGCGCCGAATGTCGAAGGTTTTTCTCGACGCGAGCGAAGCTGTTTTTCTGAAGGACCTTTCCGGAAAGATCATCGATCTGAATCCCGCCGCGGAACGTCAATACGGGTGGTCGCGCGATGAGCTGATCGGGCGGTCAATGACAATGCTTGTTCCGCCGGACGAGCATCAACTGCGTGACGAGTTGAGGGCTCGCTGTATTCGCGGTGAAGCGGTTCGGGCGGTTGAAGTGAGGCGTCTCACCAAGAGCGGCCACATTCTGCCAGTGCTGTTGACGTCTTCTCTGCTGACCGACGAGCATAATCAGCCGGCCTGCATCGCGGATTTTTCAGAAGACATCACCGAACGGAAATTGTCCGAACGGGAATTACAGCAGCGGGAGCAGCTTTTGCAGTTGTTCGTGAAACACGTGCCCGCGCCCGTCGCGATGTTCGATCGTGACATGCGTTATCTGTTCGCCAGCCGGCGCTGGCGCGAGGACTACGGGCTGGGAGATCGGGAAATCATTGGTCATTGTCACTACGACGTGTTTCCCGCGATTCCCGAACGCTGGAGAGAACTGCACCGCCGCGCGCTGGCCGGCGAAGTGCTGCATGATGACGAAGATTCCTTTGTTCGGGCAGACGGCCGCGTGGAGTGGGTCAAGTGGGAACTGCTGCCCTGGCACACGGCGACCGGTGAGATAGGCGGCGTCATTCTGTTTAGCGAAGTCATTACCGATCGCAGGCAGGCGGAAGAAAGTCTGCGAATTAGCGAAGAACGCTTTCGGCAGGTCTTCGAGCATGCCGGCGTCGGTATCGCCATCGCGGATTCTCAGGGCCGGCTGCAACAGTGCAACCCGGCCTTCTGTACATTGCTCGGTTACCGCGAAGAAGAGCTGCGCGACATCGACTTTTCGTCACTCGTTCACCCGGACGAACGCGAAAGCAACCAGGCACAAGTGCATCGTCTGCGGGCCGAGGAGTTGTCGTTCATCGACACTGAAGTCCGCTATCTGCACAGGGACGGGCATGCGATCGTCGTTCGCAAGTTCGCTTCCATTCTGCACGATCACGTCGGGAATCCGGCACATCTGGTGGCCCTGGTGACGGATATGACAGAACGGCGGCTCGCCGAACAGGCCATCTATGACCGCGAGCAGCGACTGCGAGCCGTCCTGAATGCTGCCGCCGACGCGATTGTCACGATCGATTCACGGGGAACGATCAGGAACCTCAATCCGGCGACAGAACGGATGTTTGGATACGCTCAGGATGAGCTGATCGGCGAAAACGTCAGCATTCTGATGCCGCCGCCGTATTGTGATGAACACGATGGCTATATTGCACGCTACCTCGAAACCGGGAAGGCGGGGATCATTGGCATCGGTCGCGAGGTGCCGGGCCGACGCAAAGATGGTTCCACGTTTCCCGCTGACCTGGTCGTCAGCGAAGTCGATCATCTGGGCCTGTTTACCGGAATCATCCGCGATATCAGCGAACGCCGGGCGCTGCAGCGCGAGGTTCTGGCAGCCGCTGACGACGAACAGCGCCGAATCGGTCAGGACCTGCACGACGGTGTCCAGCAGGAACTGGCGGGACTTGGAATGCTGGCACATGCGCTGCTGGCGACATTGGCGAAGCCGCCCCAGGAAACAGAAAGCGGCAGTCCGCGGGATCCCCGCCGTTTGGCGCAGAAGATTCTGGACGGACTTTCCCGAGCTCAGCAGGACGTGAAGGCGATCGCCAGAGGAATGGTGCCCGCTCACCTGGACCGGCAGGGGCTGACGGAGGCCCTTCGCGAACTTGCTGTTCGGACAGACAGCACGGACGGTGTCATCTGCGCCTTTAAGTGCAGGCAGCCGGTCGAAGTCAGCGACAGCCCGACTCGCACGCATCTGTATCGCATTGCTCAGGAGGCTGTCACGAATGCCATCAGACACGGGCGGCCGGAACATATTCTGATCGAACTCAAGCACGCCGGCGGCGAGATCGTTCTGCAAATAGCGGACGACGGCACCGGCTTCGATGCAGCGGACAGGACCGAAGGTGTCGGGCTGGATACGATGCACTACCGCGCCAGCCTGATCGGGGGTCAACTGGCGGTCAGTCCCGTCAGGACCGGAGGTACACTTGTCACTTGTAAAGTCGGACGGAGGTAA
- a CDS encoding response regulator — MLILLADSDATLSGIYRSYFSRQGFDVVAVTDGLQCLAAIRRMVPDVLVLEYELLWGGGAGVLASLREDSRTPLIDVVLISCDFAQDELAHELISPVAGYLRKPFGLGHLLNLVLTVARNSDTRTTAGVPTNLQQMAGDIFSRDIVGREPAPA; from the coding sequence ATGTTGATTCTTCTTGCGGATTCCGATGCAACATTGTCAGGAATCTACAGGTCGTACTTTTCCCGACAGGGTTTTGACGTCGTCGCAGTGACGGATGGTCTGCAATGTCTTGCAGCGATCCGGCGAATGGTCCCCGATGTTTTGGTGCTGGAGTACGAGTTGCTGTGGGGAGGAGGTGCCGGCGTGCTGGCCAGCCTGCGCGAAGATTCGCGCACACCGCTGATCGATGTCGTGTTGATCTCGTGCGACTTCGCACAGGACGAACTGGCCCACGAATTGATCTCACCCGTGGCAGGATACCTGCGCAAGCCGTTTGGTCTGGGTCACCTTTTGAACCTTGTACTCACCGTTGCGCGGAACTCCGACACGCGGACAACGGCAGGGGTTCCGACGAATCTGCAACAAATGGCTGGTGACATTTTCAGCAGGGATATTGTCGGACGAGAACCGGCACCTGCATGA
- a CDS encoding PDZ domain-containing protein: MNKLMKVMALAGLTIATLAGRHVFADDTQKPAGTDKKTATVEKNEPQQFAYLGVAVESLHPAFWAHMKDVLEHKQGLLVAQVAMDSPAEKAGLKQHDILTMYADQKLFSPEQLLGLVHADKAGKQVKLSVTRDGKPQEITVTLGEHAVPVVAQSLRPMWHMPEWRHRSTPLVPSSPGPAVSEKAEEWTSFDSLAMKSLGNDRFKVDIGYETKEGKIEHQEFEGTRTEIREKILTRKDLPDNERNHLLRALDLPVEDLDFEFPAVYSTPDGRVIWDFGALDRAF, from the coding sequence ATGAACAAGCTGATGAAAGTCATGGCCCTTGCCGGTCTGACCATCGCGACACTGGCTGGTCGGCACGTATTCGCCGATGACACGCAAAAACCTGCAGGTACTGACAAAAAGACGGCCACTGTGGAAAAGAACGAGCCACAGCAGTTCGCGTATCTGGGAGTCGCTGTGGAATCGCTGCATCCCGCGTTCTGGGCGCATATGAAGGATGTCCTGGAACACAAGCAGGGTCTGTTGGTTGCCCAGGTCGCAATGGACTCGCCGGCAGAAAAGGCCGGCCTGAAGCAGCACGATATCCTGACGATGTACGCAGACCAGAAGCTGTTCTCACCGGAACAACTGCTGGGGCTTGTCCACGCTGACAAGGCCGGAAAGCAGGTCAAACTGAGTGTCACACGCGACGGCAAGCCTCAGGAGATCACTGTGACGCTGGGCGAGCATGCTGTCCCGGTGGTCGCTCAGTCGCTTCGCCCGATGTGGCATATGCCCGAATGGCGGCATCGAAGCACGCCGCTGGTACCCTCGTCGCCGGGGCCGGCGGTTTCTGAAAAGGCTGAAGAATGGACCAGCTTCGATTCACTCGCGATGAAGAGCCTGGGAAATGACCGATTCAAAGTGGACATCGGCTATGAAACGAAGGAAGGCAAGATTGAACATCAGGAGTTTGAAGGGACGCGGACAGAGATTCGCGAGAAGATCCTGACCCGCAAGGACCTGCCGGACAATGAACGCAATCATCTGCTCCGCGCGCTGGACCTGCCCGTCGAAGACCTGGATTTCGAATTTCCGGCCGTGTACTCGACACCGGATGGTCGAGTGATTTGGGACTTCGGTGCCCTGGACCGCGCGTTTTGA
- a CDS encoding trypsin-like peptidase domain-containing protein, producing the protein MKLFSDASPAVVHITTRALARDSFSLNVLEVPKGSGTGFIWDEQGHIVTNFHVVEDASGAQVALADHSTWPAELVGIAPDQDLAVLKIEAPADRLHPLPLGSSHDLGVGQKAFAIGNPFGLDQSLTTGVISALGREIESAGGRPIRDVIQTDAAINPGNSGGPLLDSSGRLIGMTTAIVSPSGAYAGIGFAIPADIIRWGVPQLIDHGSIVRPGIAVTVAPDSWMEQIGRDSGKAGVLILAAEKGSTAERAGLRPTSRDAAGNVNLGDIITAVNDQPVRSTSDLLDAFDKHKPGEDVALTILRNEESLKLWVRLEAGE; encoded by the coding sequence ATGAAACTCTTTTCCGACGCGTCGCCCGCTGTAGTTCACATCACGACGCGGGCCCTGGCTCGTGACTCGTTCTCGCTGAACGTCCTGGAAGTGCCCAAAGGAAGTGGCACCGGATTCATCTGGGACGAGCAGGGGCACATCGTCACGAATTTTCATGTTGTTGAGGACGCCAGCGGCGCGCAGGTGGCTCTGGCGGATCACTCAACGTGGCCCGCGGAGCTGGTGGGCATTGCACCGGATCAGGATCTTGCAGTGTTGAAAATTGAAGCTCCCGCCGACCGACTGCACCCGCTTCCACTGGGCTCGTCCCATGATCTGGGGGTTGGTCAGAAGGCGTTCGCCATCGGCAACCCGTTCGGGCTGGACCAGTCGCTGACCACCGGTGTCATCAGTGCTCTGGGCAGAGAAATCGAATCTGCCGGAGGCAGGCCCATCAGAGACGTGATCCAGACTGACGCGGCGATCAATCCCGGAAACTCGGGAGGACCGCTACTGGACAGTTCCGGACGACTGATCGGCATGACCACGGCCATCGTCAGTCCATCCGGCGCGTATGCCGGCATCGGGTTCGCCATCCCGGCCGACATCATTCGCTGGGGCGTGCCGCAATTGATCGACCATGGCAGTATTGTCCGCCCGGGCATCGCAGTTACGGTGGCTCCGGACAGCTGGATGGAACAAATCGGCAGAGATTCCGGCAAAGCGGGTGTGTTGATACTGGCGGCGGAAAAGGGAAGTACCGCCGAACGCGCCGGGCTGCGGCCAACTTCACGCGACGCCGCCGGCAACGTCAACCTGGGCGATATCATCACCGCAGTGAATGACCAGCCTGTCCGGTCGACGAGCGATCTGCTGGATGCCTTTGACAAACACAAGCCCGGCGAAGATGTTGCACTGACCATCCTGCGGAACGAAGAATCTCTGAAACTGTGGGTCCGGCTTGAGGCCGGTGAGTAG